One window of Sphingomonas sp. KC8 genomic DNA carries:
- a CDS encoding aldehyde dehydrogenase family protein — protein MTETIRLSHHVAGRMVGGGAAFTQASPSDPDDLRVEGPEADAGLADEAVAAARIAVDQLDRAGIEARADALARIGRTLTAEADRLALLAARETGKAINDAKGEVMRAARTFDFFAGEALRNIGERFTSTRPGAMVEVEYAPVGVVAAITPWNFPYAIPAWKIAPAIAFGNAVVWKPSEIASASAEALRAIMASAGLPDGTVSMLLGAGGAGAALTGADGVDAISFTGSVATGGRVARAAAEKGVRVQMEMGGVNGLIILDDADLGVAVDCAINGAFFNAGQRCTATSRIIVTNGIADRFIAAFIERAKTLAVGDPRDPKTQIGSLAAFRQKTLIASQVEQVEASGLTPLIGGSAATMPHAFFAPTLFDHAQTDSLMGQEEIFGPVAGIFRVADFDEAMATLNSNRYGLSAGICTRSLLHAEEFKRRARTGMRMVNLATAGVDYHAPFGGVGISSFGPREQGRAARTFYTTTRTAYQLAV, from the coding sequence ATGACCGAAACGATCCGGCTGAGCCACCATGTCGCAGGGCGCATGGTTGGCGGCGGGGCGGCCTTTACCCAAGCCAGCCCAAGCGACCCCGATGATCTGCGGGTCGAAGGGCCGGAGGCGGATGCCGGACTGGCGGATGAAGCCGTCGCCGCCGCGCGCATCGCGGTCGACCAGCTCGACCGCGCCGGCATCGAAGCCCGCGCCGATGCCCTCGCCCGGATCGGCCGTACGCTGACCGCCGAAGCCGACCGGCTGGCGCTGCTCGCCGCCCGCGAAACCGGAAAAGCGATCAACGACGCCAAGGGCGAAGTGATGCGCGCGGCACGCACGTTCGATTTCTTCGCCGGCGAAGCCCTGCGCAACATTGGCGAACGCTTCACCTCCACCCGCCCCGGCGCGATGGTCGAGGTGGAATATGCCCCCGTCGGCGTGGTCGCGGCGATCACCCCGTGGAACTTCCCCTACGCCATCCCCGCCTGGAAAATCGCGCCGGCCATCGCGTTCGGCAATGCGGTGGTGTGGAAGCCGTCCGAAATCGCATCCGCATCGGCCGAAGCGTTGCGCGCGATCATGGCGAGCGCCGGGCTGCCCGATGGCACGGTTTCGATGCTGCTGGGCGCGGGTGGCGCGGGCGCGGCGCTGACGGGGGCGGACGGCGTTGACGCGATCAGCTTCACCGGATCGGTGGCGACAGGCGGCCGCGTTGCCCGCGCGGCGGCGGAAAAGGGCGTGCGCGTCCAGATGGAAATGGGCGGGGTCAACGGGCTCATCATCCTCGACGATGCCGATCTGGGCGTCGCGGTGGATTGCGCGATCAACGGCGCCTTCTTCAATGCCGGCCAGCGCTGCACCGCCACATCGCGGATCATCGTGACGAACGGCATTGCCGATCGCTTCATCGCCGCCTTCATCGAACGCGCCAAAACGCTGGCGGTGGGCGATCCGCGCGATCCCAAGACGCAGATCGGGTCGCTCGCCGCATTCCGGCAGAAAACACTGATCGCATCGCAGGTGGAACAGGTGGAAGCATCGGGCCTGACGCCGCTGATCGGCGGATCGGCCGCAACCATGCCGCACGCCTTCTTCGCGCCCACCCTGTTCGATCATGCCCAAACCGATTCGCTGATGGGCCAGGAAGAGATTTTCGGCCCCGTCGCCGGCATCTTCCGCGTGGCCGATTTCGATGAAGCGATGGCGACGCTCAACAGCAACCGTTACGGCCTGTCGGCGGGCATCTGCACCCGATCGCTGCTGCACGCCGAGGAATTCAAGCGCCGCGCCCGCACCGGCATGCGGATGGTGAACCTGGCCACCGCCGGCGTCGATTATCATGCCCCCTTCGGCGGGGTCGGCATTTCCAGCTTCGGCCCGCGCGAACAGGGCCGCGCCGCGCGGACCTTCTACACGACGACGCGGACGGCGTACCAGTTGGCGGTGTGA
- a CDS encoding spinster family MFS transporter, with protein MNPPISAAAGRITSAWYALAVLLIVYGFNYADRYLLAGLAEPIRHDLGLDDRFIGLLMGPAFALLYSVASLPIARLADRRSRVAIMALGCLVWSGFTVLSGMAQDGWTLAAMRVGVGIGEAAFIAPAYSVLADRFAPERRGIAFAILGLGVYLGQMGGYVAGPAIAATGDWRDAFYWVGGVGAAIAVITYFTVAEPPRGQRPAQAPQAGLWSTFRLLWRKDAYRQMNIGLVLGTLSGMAFGMWAPSLFVRRFEISLADATGAFGTAFSISAIVGMIGFGLLSDRLVRRDPRWPLRMAAGALAIATAMISLATVASGMTMVIAVAIPAGLLGGGWSVGVLASVQRVLDDRIRATGTALFTMFNMLGGVLMGPFIVGLLSEPLGGEAAGLQMALLITIAAGIPGALMLWKAADSLVKDRALNGE; from the coding sequence TTGAATCCCCCTATCTCGGCTGCGGCCGGACGGATCACCAGCGCCTGGTATGCGCTCGCGGTGCTGCTGATCGTCTACGGTTTCAATTATGCGGATCGTTATCTGCTCGCCGGACTGGCGGAGCCGATTCGCCACGATCTGGGGCTCGACGATCGCTTCATCGGCCTGCTGATGGGGCCGGCCTTCGCCTTGCTCTATTCGGTCGCGTCCCTGCCGATCGCGCGCCTTGCCGATCGCCGATCGCGCGTTGCGATCATGGCGCTGGGCTGCCTTGTCTGGAGCGGATTCACCGTCCTTTCCGGCATGGCGCAGGATGGCTGGACGCTGGCGGCGATGCGTGTCGGTGTCGGCATCGGCGAGGCCGCCTTCATCGCCCCGGCTTATTCGGTACTGGCCGATCGCTTTGCCCCGGAACGGCGCGGCATCGCCTTTGCGATCCTCGGTCTCGGCGTCTATCTCGGCCAGATGGGCGGTTATGTCGCCGGGCCCGCAATCGCCGCGACGGGGGATTGGCGCGACGCATTCTACTGGGTCGGCGGGGTTGGCGCCGCCATCGCCGTCATCACCTACTTCACCGTCGCCGAACCGCCGCGCGGCCAGCGCCCGGCACAGGCCCCGCAGGCCGGATTGTGGAGCACATTCCGACTGCTGTGGCGCAAGGACGCCTATCGCCAGATGAATATCGGGCTGGTGCTGGGCACGCTTTCCGGCATGGCGTTCGGCATGTGGGCGCCCAGCCTGTTTGTCCGCCGGTTCGAAATATCGCTGGCGGACGCCACCGGCGCATTCGGCACGGCCTTCAGCATTTCGGCGATTGTCGGCATGATCGGCTTCGGCCTGCTTTCGGATCGGCTGGTCCGGCGCGATCCGCGCTGGCCGTTGCGGATGGCCGCCGGTGCACTGGCGATTGCAACCGCGATGATTTCGCTGGCCACCGTCGCCAGCGGGATGACGATGGTCATCGCCGTTGCCATCCCGGCCGGCTTGCTCGGCGGTGGCTGGTCCGTCGGGGTGCTCGCGTCGGTTCAGCGCGTGCTGGACGATCGCATCCGCGCGACCGGCACCGCCTTGTTCACGATGTTCAACATGCTGGGCGGGGTGCTGATGGGACCGTTCATCGTCGGCTTGCTGAGCGAGCCATTGGGCGGCGAAGCGGCCGGGCTTCAGATGGCGCTGCTGATCACTATCGCGGCCGGCATACCTGGTGCGCTAATGCTGTGGAAAGCAGCGGATTCCCTCGTCAAGGACCGCGCACTTAACGGAGAATGA
- a CDS encoding TetR/AcrR family transcriptional regulator: protein MTKPMSRRELNKVRTREAILDAARIGFARDGVQGTTMENIAAAAEVSRATLFNYFTGKGEILDQLVVEMHEHFFARMQRCRAEIADPAERVRVVFVETGRAMEAEADRLRPIVGYSEMGWNETGVMGRLERLTVGFETLLDTGSVATEEEAHDRRVVAEMMSGIFIGMIHNWRLGENYPLEERLGEAAARIGRMFECPAT, encoded by the coding sequence ATGACCAAACCCATGTCCCGTCGCGAATTGAACAAGGTTCGCACGCGCGAGGCAATCCTTGATGCGGCGCGGATCGGTTTTGCCCGGGATGGGGTGCAGGGCACGACGATGGAAAATATCGCGGCAGCGGCCGAAGTGTCGCGGGCGACCCTGTTCAATTATTTTACCGGCAAGGGCGAGATTCTTGATCAGCTGGTGGTCGAGATGCACGAGCATTTCTTCGCGCGGATGCAGCGGTGCCGTGCCGAAATCGCCGACCCAGCCGAACGCGTGCGGGTCGTGTTCGTCGAAACGGGCCGCGCAATGGAGGCGGAAGCCGATCGGCTGCGGCCCATTGTCGGCTATTCGGAAATGGGCTGGAACGAAACCGGCGTGATGGGGCGCCTCGAACGATTGACCGTCGGGTTCGAAACATTGCTGGATACCGGTTCCGTCGCGACCGAAGAAGAGGCGCATGATCGTCGTGTGGTGGCGGAAATGATGTCGGGCATTTTCATCGGCATGATCCACAATTGGCGGCTGGGCGAGAATTATCCGCTCGAAGAACGGCTGGGCGAAGCGGCGGCCCGGATCGGCAGGATGTTTGAATGCCCCGCAACCTGA
- a CDS encoding SDR family NAD(P)-dependent oxidoreductase, producing MRGLNGKAGVIAGGGRGIGAATATRLAEEGAAIVIGDIEGEWAEKTAAKIRDAGGKAVGVALDICDPDSVENLVQTCLKTYDRLDYFHANAAGGTQGDIDALTIDLAVFDRSIALNLRSYLICTQKALPTMLERGSGAMLYTSSGAAYGGAPWQVAYPVAKNGVHALMRHVAARYGKQGIRANVVAPGLVLTEAALEHLNDEYREAGLKRAACPRLGEPKDIAAMAAFLVSDDAEWITGQVFSVNGGMAMRD from the coding sequence ATGCGAGGATTGAACGGCAAGGCCGGCGTGATTGCTGGCGGCGGGCGCGGTATCGGCGCGGCAACGGCAACCCGGCTGGCCGAAGAAGGCGCTGCGATCGTCATCGGCGACATCGAAGGCGAATGGGCTGAAAAGACCGCTGCCAAAATCCGCGATGCGGGCGGCAAGGCGGTTGGCGTGGCGCTGGATATCTGCGATCCGGATTCGGTTGAAAACCTCGTCCAGACGTGCCTGAAAACCTATGATCGGCTTGATTATTTTCATGCCAATGCGGCTGGCGGTACGCAGGGTGATATCGACGCGCTGACGATCGATCTGGCGGTGTTCGATCGTTCGATCGCGCTTAATCTGCGCAGCTATCTGATCTGCACGCAAAAGGCGTTGCCGACCATGCTGGAACGCGGCAGCGGCGCGATGCTGTATACCAGTTCGGGCGCGGCTTATGGCGGTGCGCCCTGGCAGGTGGCCTATCCGGTGGCGAAGAATGGCGTCCATGCGCTGATGCGCCACGTCGCGGCGCGCTACGGCAAGCAGGGCATTCGCGCCAATGTCGTCGCCCCCGGCCTTGTGCTGACCGAAGCGGCGCTGGAACATCTCAACGATGAATATCGCGAAGCCGGGTTGAAGCGCGCGGCGTGCCCGCGTCTGGGCGAACCGAAGGATATCGCGGCGATGGCCGCGTTCCTGGTGTCCGACGATGCCGAATGGATCACCGGACAGGTGTTCAGCGTCAACGGCGGCATGGCGATGCGCGATTGA
- the cobS gene encoding adenosylcobinamide-GDP ribazoletransferase, whose protein sequence is MRGLLIAIQFLTRIPTPQLRDFDPAEMPAAIRWFPVVGLIVGTAVAGAWWAGSLVDPWFGALVGLVAWVGVTGALHLDGLADLTDALGASHRDPERLLAVMKDPHVGSFGVLALVLQSAAKLVLLALLVSRIGPWPLVLVPALARIGPLGWTRWLPPLGGGLAERFAWAVRRRDIAMWAIAMLAAAIACPPLAVAPVLMGLWGLWLRRRIGGISGDCHGAGIELVETGLLVALLIAAAA, encoded by the coding sequence ATGCGCGGGCTGCTGATCGCGATCCAGTTCCTCACCCGAATTCCGACACCGCAATTGCGTGATTTCGATCCCGCCGAAATGCCCGCGGCGATCCGCTGGTTCCCGGTGGTCGGCCTGATCGTCGGCACGGCCGTCGCGGGTGCATGGTGGGCCGGCAGCCTTGTCGATCCGTGGTTTGGCGCGCTTGTCGGGCTGGTCGCCTGGGTGGGGGTGACGGGCGCGCTTCACCTTGACGGACTGGCCGATCTCACCGACGCGCTGGGCGCCAGCCATCGTGATCCCGAACGGTTGCTGGCGGTGATGAAGGACCCACATGTCGGCAGCTTCGGCGTCCTGGCGCTGGTCCTGCAAAGTGCAGCCAAGCTGGTGCTGCTCGCCCTGCTGGTCAGCCGGATCGGGCCGTGGCCGCTGGTGCTGGTCCCCGCGCTCGCGCGGATCGGCCCACTCGGCTGGACCCGCTGGCTGCCGCCGCTGGGCGGTGGCCTGGCGGAACGCTTTGCCTGGGCGGTGCGGCGGCGCGATATCGCAATGTGGGCGATCGCCATGCTGGCGGCCGCCATCGCCTGCCCGCCGCTGGCCGTCGCCCCCGTGCTGATGGGACTATGGGGCCTGTGGCTGCGCCGCCGGATCGGTGGGATCAGCGGCGATTGCCATGGTGCAGGGATCGAACTGGTCGAAACCGGTCTGCTGGTGGCGCTGCTGATCGCTGCGGCCGCCTGA
- a CDS encoding histidine phosphatase family protein, translating into MNSFLLHLLRHGAPTLPGRLMGRTDCPSTTEGVAACVEQAQDLECARLITSDLIRARAAADAIGATAGLRGTIDPRWRELDFGAWDGLAPAAIDPAAMAAFWDDPDANPPPDGERWSHLTDRVRAGIADLSPVPTLIVTHGGAMRAALACLCGFGQRETWALDLPYAALLSLRVWPGERPLAQIIGLR; encoded by the coding sequence ATGAACAGCTTCCTGCTCCATCTGCTGCGCCACGGCGCCCCGACCTTGCCCGGCCGCCTGATGGGCCGCACCGATTGCCCATCCACCACCGAAGGCGTAGCCGCCTGCGTCGAACAGGCCCAAGATCTGGAATGCGCCCGGCTGATCACATCCGATCTGATCCGCGCGCGCGCGGCCGCCGATGCGATCGGCGCGACGGCCGGCCTGCGCGGCACCATCGATCCGCGATGGCGCGAACTGGATTTCGGCGCATGGGATGGCCTGGCCCCCGCCGCGATCGATCCTGCTGCAATGGCCGCTTTCTGGGACGATCCCGATGCCAACCCGCCGCCCGATGGCGAACGTTGGTCGCACCTCACCGATCGCGTGCGTGCCGGCATCGCCGATCTGTCGCCGGTCCCCACCCTGATCGTCACCCATGGCGGGGCGATGCGTGCGGCGCTGGCTTGCTTATGCGGCTTCGGCCAGCGCGAAACCTGGGCGCTGGACCTGCCTTATGCGGCCCTGCTCAGCCTGCGCGTCTGGCCCGGTGAACGGCCGTTGGCGCAAATCATCGGGCTTCGCTGA
- the cobT gene encoding nicotinate-nucleotide--dimethylbenzimidazole phosphoribosyltransferase: MFATPADFAAALAAMPIADAVSGAQAQERQQHLTKPPGSLGRLETLATFMAGWQQRDRPVIGHARIAVFAGNHGIAARGVSAFPASVTAAMVANFANGGAAINALAKAANAELVVVPLDLDQPTADFTTAPAMSETECLAALNAGAAVVADGIDLLAVGEMGIANSTTAAALCACSFGGSAGDWAGPGTGVDAAGIGRKVATVAAGLARHADAATTPFEILRRLGGRELAAIAGAVLAARHARVPVLLDGFIACASIAPLAAASPAIADHLIAGHVSAEPGHARLLQRLGLAPLLALDMRLGEASGAAVAINIIRSALAAHGEMATFAEAGIAAGA, translated from the coding sequence ATGTTCGCCACCCCCGCCGATTTCGCAGCAGCCCTTGCCGCCATGCCCATTGCCGACGCCGTATCGGGTGCGCAAGCACAGGAACGACAGCAGCACTTGACCAAGCCGCCCGGATCGCTCGGCCGGCTGGAAACGCTGGCGACGTTCATGGCCGGCTGGCAGCAGCGGGACCGTCCCGTCATCGGCCACGCGCGGATCGCGGTGTTCGCCGGCAATCACGGCATCGCCGCGCGCGGGGTCAGCGCCTTTCCGGCATCGGTAACGGCCGCGATGGTGGCCAATTTCGCCAATGGGGGCGCTGCCATCAACGCGCTGGCGAAGGCCGCGAACGCGGAACTCGTCGTCGTCCCGCTCGATCTCGACCAGCCAACCGCCGATTTCACCACCGCCCCGGCGATGAGCGAAACCGAATGCCTGGCCGCCCTGAATGCCGGGGCCGCAGTTGTCGCCGACGGGATCGATCTGCTGGCCGTGGGCGAGATGGGGATCGCCAATTCGACAACGGCCGCCGCCTTGTGCGCGTGCAGTTTTGGCGGCAGCGCGGGCGACTGGGCCGGCCCCGGCACCGGGGTCGATGCCGCCGGGATCGGCCGCAAGGTGGCGACGGTGGCAGCCGGGCTCGCACGTCACGCCGATGCCGCCACAACCCCGTTCGAAATATTGCGCCGGCTGGGCGGACGCGAACTGGCGGCCATCGCCGGCGCCGTGCTCGCCGCGCGCCATGCCCGCGTGCCGGTGCTGCTCGACGGGTTCATCGCCTGCGCCTCGATCGCGCCGCTCGCGGCCGCGTCCCCCGCAATTGCAGACCATCTGATCGCCGGCCATGTTTCGGCCGAGCCGGGCCATGCCCGCTTGCTCCAGCGGCTTGGCCTGGCCCCCCTGCTCGCGCTCGACATGCGCCTGGGCGAAGCGAGCGGCGCGGCGGTGGCGATCAACATCATCCGTTCGGCCCTCGCCGCGCACGGCGAAATGGCCACCTTCGCCGAAGCCGGCATTGCTGCCGGCGCATGA
- a CDS encoding protein-L-isoaspartate O-methyltransferase family protein, producing the protein MRLAMVSNQLRTTAVNDVRVVDAMRAVPREDYVPADRAAVAYVDTLVPLGGGRLLNSPMATGRLLTEIEAQPGDRALIIGAATGYSAALLAGLVAEVVALDEDAALTAKARAAGLPANVTVVDGPLADGWAAGAPYDLVFIDGAIEQVPQTLIDQLADGGRLAAAVIERGVSRLSIGRKAGGGFGMIAFADAEAAPLPGFARPAAFTF; encoded by the coding sequence ATGCGCTTGGCAATGGTTTCGAACCAGTTGCGCACCACCGCCGTGAATGATGTGCGCGTGGTCGACGCGATGCGTGCCGTTCCGCGCGAAGATTATGTCCCAGCCGACCGGGCGGCCGTCGCGTATGTCGATACGCTGGTGCCGCTGGGCGGGGGGCGCCTGCTCAATTCGCCAATGGCGACAGGGCGGTTGCTGACCGAAATCGAGGCCCAGCCGGGCGATCGCGCGCTGATCATTGGCGCGGCGACAGGCTATTCGGCGGCCTTGCTGGCCGGGCTGGTGGCAGAAGTCGTGGCACTGGACGAGGATGCCGCGCTGACCGCCAAGGCGCGCGCGGCGGGCTTGCCGGCGAACGTGACCGTGGTCGATGGCCCGCTGGCGGACGGCTGGGCTGCGGGCGCGCCTTATGATCTGGTTTTCATCGACGGTGCCATCGAACAGGTGCCGCAGACGCTGATCGATCAGCTTGCCGATGGCGGACGACTCGCAGCGGCCGTGATCGAACGGGGCGTCAGCCGGCTGTCGATCGGCCGCAAGGCTGGTGGCGGCTTTGGCATGATCGCCTTTGCCGATGCCGAAGCGGCACCGCTGCCCGGCTTTGCCCGGCCGGCCGCCTTCACTTTCTGA
- a CDS encoding TolC family outer membrane protein → MRFWLLCGAALAGTMAVDVAVADTLREALVRTYQANPTLTGARARLRALDEGVAIAKADGRPQLTGEVGVTQNFKGLGRLENGGRSLQASADIAYPLFNGGSVKNGIRAADARVMAGRADLRATEGGVFTDAVGAYMDVIRDASIVELNQNQVKVLQTNLQASRDRFEVGDLTRTDVAQSEARLSDARSRLSTAEGQLIASRENYRRIIGALPGTLEPPPPLPPLPGSPDEAVRIALDNNPNLASIGATQQAAGYDVRRARAGRLPSVTANTGVTYNNFLGSLDKAVGAPAGTNLDGTSTDSQVGLTARIPLYQGGGTAARLRQAQAVQSQSLEQVVEVERLVIADARATFARYDAAVETIASAEQAVAANRLALEGTRAENTVGTRNVLDVLNAEQELLNSEVLLVTARRDAYVAGFALLNAMGRAEMRDLGLDGGALYDPVANYDRVRGKAWDWSDDKAPVTQATRTVDPATDPGIQGPVTPSSN, encoded by the coding sequence ATGCGTTTCTGGTTGCTCTGCGGCGCGGCGCTGGCCGGGACCATGGCTGTTGACGTTGCAGTGGCGGACACGCTGCGCGAGGCGCTGGTCCGCACCTATCAGGCGAATCCGACGTTGACCGGCGCGCGCGCGCGCCTGCGTGCGCTTGACGAAGGGGTGGCGATCGCCAAGGCCGACGGCCGCCCGCAACTGACCGGTGAAGTGGGCGTGACCCAGAATTTCAAGGGGCTTGGCCGCTTGGAAAATGGCGGCCGTTCGTTGCAGGCGTCGGCGGACATTGCCTATCCGCTGTTCAACGGCGGCAGCGTGAAGAACGGAATCCGCGCCGCGGACGCCCGGGTGATGGCCGGCCGGGCCGATCTGCGCGCCACCGAAGGCGGCGTGTTCACCGATGCGGTGGGCGCGTATATGGACGTGATCCGTGACGCATCGATCGTCGAACTGAACCAGAATCAGGTGAAGGTCCTCCAGACCAATTTGCAGGCCAGTCGCGATCGATTCGAAGTGGGCGATCTCACCCGCACCGACGTCGCCCAGTCCGAAGCGCGCCTGTCCGATGCGCGCAGCCGGCTGAGCACCGCCGAAGGCCAGTTGATCGCCAGCCGGGAAAATTATCGCCGGATCATCGGCGCGTTGCCCGGTACATTGGAACCGCCGCCGCCGTTGCCGCCGCTGCCGGGCAGCCCGGACGAAGCGGTGCGCATCGCGCTCGACAACAATCCCAATCTGGCGTCGATCGGGGCAACCCAGCAGGCGGCGGGCTATGATGTCCGTCGCGCGCGGGCAGGGCGGTTGCCTTCGGTTACGGCGAATACCGGTGTCACGTACAATAACTTCCTGGGATCGCTGGACAAGGCGGTTGGGGCGCCCGCGGGCACCAATCTCGATGGCACGAGCACCGATTCACAGGTCGGGCTGACGGCGCGTATCCCGCTCTATCAAGGTGGTGGCACGGCCGCGCGCCTGCGGCAGGCGCAGGCGGTGCAGAGCCAGTCGCTTGAACAGGTCGTCGAAGTCGAACGGCTGGTGATCGCCGATGCCCGGGCGACCTTCGCGCGCTATGATGCGGCGGTCGAGACGATCGCTTCGGCCGAACAGGCGGTGGCGGCGAACCGGCTGGCGCTGGAAGGCACCCGTGCGGAAAACACCGTGGGCACGCGCAACGTGCTCGACGTGCTGAACGCCGAACAGGAACTGCTCAACAGCGAAGTGCTGCTGGTGACCGCGCGGCGCGATGCCTATGTCGCGGGTTTCGCGCTGTTGAACGCGATGGGCCGCGCCGAAATGCGCGATCTCGGCCTTGATGGCGGGGCGCTGTATGATCCGGTCGCCAATTATGATCGCGTGCGCGGCAAGGCGTGGGACTGGTCGGACGACAAGGCCCCGGTGACGCAGGCGACGCGGACGGTGGACCCGGCAACGGACCCCGGGATCCAAGGCCCCGTGACTCCATCGTCGAACTGA
- a CDS encoding DUF2497 domain-containing protein, giving the protein MADVRNDPSMEEILASIKRIIADDSAVVINQPRAARAPRAPAATAAEAPAPRVRRTAEDATSKPATPPPVASEILELTDQIAPEPQPAAPPPAATIDIAQPAGAPELISPITAEASRQAFAALAGQPVPPAQPAPAEDRTLEGLVREMLKPMLKEWLDARLPDLVEGVVQREIARIAGRPL; this is encoded by the coding sequence ATGGCAGACGTTCGCAACGACCCGTCGATGGAGGAGATTCTCGCCTCCATCAAACGCATCATCGCCGATGACAGCGCCGTCGTGATCAATCAGCCGCGCGCCGCCCGTGCGCCGCGTGCGCCAGCGGCCACCGCGGCCGAGGCGCCTGCGCCGCGCGTGCGTCGCACGGCGGAAGATGCGACATCCAAGCCGGCCACACCCCCGCCGGTGGCGAGCGAAATACTCGAACTGACCGATCAGATCGCACCCGAACCGCAGCCAGCCGCGCCGCCGCCGGCGGCGACGATCGACATCGCCCAGCCGGCCGGCGCGCCCGAACTGATTTCGCCGATCACGGCCGAAGCGAGCCGTCAGGCGTTCGCGGCACTTGCGGGCCAGCCGGTGCCGCCGGCCCAGCCCGCGCCGGCCGAGGATCGCACGCTGGAAGGGCTGGTCCGCGAAATGCTCAAGCCGATGCTCAAGGAATGGCTCGACGCGCGGCTGCCGGATCTGGTGGAAGGCGTGGTCCAGCGCGAAATCGCGCGCATCGCAGGGCGCCCGCTCTAG
- the ypfJ gene encoding KPN_02809 family neutral zinc metallopeptidase, whose translation MRLDDEQESRNIESQRGSGGGGFQLGGMGGGGGPLGLIFSLVASRFGIIGIIGFAVIMMLMGGNPLSMLGGGGTGMAPPAASPSATGQAAIRDETDRTVAKVLGSTERRWTDIFAAEGQKYPPPTLVFYDSNGMSGCGAAQSAMGPFYCPADQKIYLDTTFFDELATRFGAPGDFGMAYVIAHEVGHHIQTITGISDKVRAAQQRTDEAGSNALQVKMELQADCYAGVWAANDKNLLEAGDVEEGMRAAQAIGDDTLQKAAGRRPVPESFTHGTSAQRMEWLQRGLKTGDPAQCDTFAS comes from the coding sequence TTGCGCCTGGATGATGAACAGGAAAGCCGCAACATCGAAAGCCAGCGCGGTTCCGGCGGCGGCGGTTTCCAGTTGGGCGGCATGGGCGGCGGCGGCGGCCCCCTCGGGCTGATCTTCAGCCTGGTGGCCAGCCGTTTCGGCATCATCGGCATCATCGGCTTCGCGGTGATCATGATGCTGATGGGCGGCAATCCGCTGTCGATGCTGGGCGGTGGCGGCACCGGGATGGCTCCGCCCGCCGCCAGCCCGTCAGCCACCGGGCAGGCCGCGATCCGCGATGAAACCGATCGCACCGTCGCCAAGGTGCTGGGATCAACCGAACGGCGCTGGACCGACATCTTCGCCGCCGAAGGGCAGAAATATCCGCCGCCGACCCTGGTATTCTACGACAGCAACGGCATGTCGGGCTGCGGCGCCGCGCAATCGGCGATGGGGCCGTTTTATTGCCCGGCCGACCAGAAGATCTATCTGGACACCACCTTCTTCGACGAACTGGCCACCCGCTTCGGCGCACCGGGCGATTTCGGCATGGCCTATGTGATCGCACACGAAGTGGGCCACCACATCCAGACGATTACCGGCATTTCCGACAAGGTGCGCGCCGCCCAGCAGCGCACCGACGAAGCCGGGTCGAACGCACTGCAGGTGAAGATGGAATTGCAGGCCGATTGCTATGCCGGCGTGTGGGCGGCCAACGACAAGAACCTGCTGGAGGCCGGCGACGTCGAAGAAGGCATGCGCGCCGCCCAGGCGATTGGTGACGATACGCTGCAAAAAGCCGCCGGCCGCCGCCCGGTGCCCGAAAGCTTCACCCACGGCACATCCGCACAACGCATGGAATGGCTGCAACGCGGGCTGAAAACCGGCGATCCCGCGCAGTGCGACACGTTCGCGTCATAG